One part of the Streptococcus sp. oral taxon 431 genome encodes these proteins:
- a CDS encoding DUF896 family protein, whose amino-acid sequence MTPEKIARINELAKKKKTEGLTAEEKVEQAKLREEYIEGYRRSVRHHIEGIKIVDEDGNDVTPEKLRQVQREKGLHGRSLDDPNS is encoded by the coding sequence ATGACACCAGAAAAAATCGCTCGTATTAATGAGCTTGCGAAAAAGAAAAAAACAGAAGGCTTGACTGCAGAAGAAAAAGTAGAACAAGCTAAACTTCGTGAGGAATATATCGAAGGCTATCGTCGTTCAGTTCGTCATCACATTGAAGGAATCAAAATCGTAGATGAAGATGGAAATGATGTGACTCCTGAAAAACTTCGTCAGGTACAACGTGAAAAAGGTTTGCATGGCCGTAGTCTTGACGATCCAAATTCATAA
- the glyS gene encoding glycine--tRNA ligase subunit beta, with protein MTKNLLVELGLEELPAYVVTPSEKQLGEKMAAFLDNNRLSYEGIQTFSTPRRLAVRVLGLADQQTDLTEDFKGPSKKIALDAEGNFSKAAQGFVRGKGLTVDDIEFREIKGEEYVYVTKHEAGKPAEEVLAGIPEVLASLSFPVSMHWANNTFEYIRPVHTLTVLLNDVALDMDFLDIHSGRVSRGHRFLGHEVEIQHADSYEEDLRKVYVIADSTERENMIREQIKTIEAEEGVLVQIDEGLLNEVLNLVEYPTAFMGNFDPKYLEVPEEVLVTSMETHQRYFVVRDLDGNLKPNFISVRNGNAEYLDNVIRGNEKVLVARLEDGEFFWREDQKLKIEDLVAKLSHVTFHEKIGSLREHMIRTGQIAILLAEKAGLSVDETIDLARAVAIYKFDLLTGMVGEFDELQGIMGEKYALLAGENAAVAQAIREHYLPDSADGALPESKVGAILALADKLDTLLSFFSVGLIPSGSNDPYALRRATQGIVRILEDFGWNIPMDELIASLYALSFDSLTYDNQEEVLNFIKARVDKMMGSTAKDIKEAVLASSNFVVADMIEAAEALTEAAKTENYKSSVESLSRAFNLAEKAEGSVKVDTSLFENEQEKELVQAVESLELKGSANDKLTQLFALSPVIDAFFDNTMVMAEDVDVKNNRLAILTELVNKAKTVAAFNLLNTK; from the coding sequence ATGACAAAAAACTTATTAGTAGAACTAGGACTCGAAGAGTTACCTGCCTACGTTGTCACACCAAGTGAAAAACAACTAGGCGAAAAAATGGCAGCCTTCTTGGATAATAACCGTCTTTCATACGAAGGAATTCAAACCTTCTCAACTCCACGTCGTTTGGCTGTTCGCGTACTTGGTTTAGCAGACCAACAAACGGATTTGACTGAAGATTTTAAAGGACCTTCTAAAAAAATTGCCTTGGATGCAGAAGGAAATTTCTCTAAAGCAGCGCAAGGCTTTGTCCGTGGTAAAGGCTTGACTGTAGATGATATAGAATTTCGTGAAATCAAAGGTGAAGAATATGTCTACGTAACTAAGCATGAAGCTGGAAAACCAGCTGAGGAAGTTTTGGCTGGAATTCCAGAAGTTTTGGCTAGTTTAAGCTTCCCAGTAAGTATGCACTGGGCAAACAATACCTTTGAATATATCCGTCCAGTCCATACGTTGACAGTTCTTTTGAATGATGTGGCACTCGATATGGATTTCTTAGATATTCATTCAGGAAGAGTTAGCCGTGGACATCGTTTCCTTGGTCACGAAGTAGAAATTCAGCATGCTGATAGCTATGAAGAAGACCTGCGCAAAGTTTATGTTATTGCTGATAGCACTGAACGCGAAAATATGATTCGTGAGCAGATTAAGACTATTGAAGCTGAAGAAGGTGTTCTGGTACAAATTGATGAAGGACTCTTGAATGAAGTTCTGAATTTGGTTGAATACCCAACTGCTTTCATGGGGAATTTTGATCCTAAGTACCTAGAGGTTCCAGAAGAGGTTTTGGTCACTTCAATGGAGACTCATCAACGCTACTTTGTAGTTCGTGACCTTGATGGAAATCTAAAACCAAACTTTATTTCTGTTCGTAACGGAAATGCAGAGTATTTGGATAATGTCATCCGAGGAAATGAGAAAGTCTTAGTTGCGCGTCTTGAAGATGGTGAATTTTTCTGGCGTGAAGACCAAAAATTGAAGATTGAAGATCTTGTAGCTAAATTATCACACGTAACCTTCCATGAAAAGATTGGTTCATTACGTGAACACATGATTCGTACAGGACAAATTGCTATCCTGCTAGCTGAAAAAGCTGGTCTATCAGTTGATGAAACTATTGACCTTGCTCGTGCTGTAGCTATTTATAAGTTTGACCTCTTGACTGGTATGGTTGGTGAATTTGATGAGCTTCAAGGGATCATGGGTGAGAAATATGCTCTTCTTGCAGGTGAAAATGCTGCAGTGGCGCAAGCTATTCGTGAGCATTATCTTCCTGATTCAGCAGACGGTGCTCTTCCTGAATCTAAAGTTGGAGCAATACTTGCACTAGCCGATAAATTGGATACTCTTTTGTCCTTCTTCTCTGTTGGCTTGATTCCATCTGGTTCAAATGACCCTTATGCTCTTCGTCGTGCAACACAAGGGATTGTCCGTATCTTGGAAGACTTTGGATGGAATATTCCAATGGACGAATTGATTGCTAGCCTTTATGCCTTATCATTTGATAGCCTAACTTACGATAATCAAGAAGAAGTGCTTAACTTCATCAAAGCTCGTGTTGATAAGATGATGGGTTCTACTGCAAAAGATATTAAGGAAGCTGTTCTTGCAAGTTCAAACTTTGTTGTTGCAGATATGATTGAAGCAGCAGAAGCCTTAACTGAAGCTGCAAAAACTGAAAACTACAAATCATCAGTTGAATCATTATCTCGTGCCTTTAACCTAGCGGAAAAAGCAGAAGGCTCCGTCAAAGTTGATACTAGCCTCTTTGAAAATGAACAAGAAAAAGAACTAGTTCAAGCTGTCGAAAGTCTTGAATTGAAAGGTTCAGCTAACGATAAATTGACGCAACTATTTGCCCTTAGTCCTGTTATTGATGCTTTCTTTGACAATACTATGGTTATGGCAGAGGATGTTGATGTTAAGAATAATCGTCTAGCTATTCTAACTGAACTTGTGAATAAAGCGAAAACAGTCGCTGCTTTTAATCTTCTTAATACAAAATAG
- a CDS encoding diacylglycerol kinase family protein gives MDSQDNKRKWKNRDLISSLEFAITGIFTAIKEERNMRKHAVTALIVVLAGFVFQVSRIEWLFLLLSIFMVVAFEIINSAIENVVDLASHYHFSMLAKKAKDMAAGAVLVVSLFAALTGALIFLPRIWDLLF, from the coding sequence ATGGACTCACAAGACAATAAACGAAAATGGAAAAATCGTGACCTAATATCCAGTTTAGAATTTGCCATTACAGGGATTTTTACTGCGATTAAGGAAGAACGTAATATGAGAAAGCATGCAGTGACAGCTCTAATAGTTGTCCTTGCAGGTTTTGTTTTTCAGGTGTCACGAATCGAATGGTTATTTCTGCTTTTGAGCATTTTCATGGTAGTAGCTTTTGAGATTATTAATTCAGCTATTGAAAATGTAGTAGATTTGGCTAGTCACTATCACTTTTCTATGTTGGCAAAGAAAGCTAAGGACATGGCAGCTGGTGCCGTGCTTGTAGTCTCACTTTTTGCCGCTTTGACAGGTGCGCTTATCTTTCTCCCGCGGATTTGGGACTTATTATTTTAA
- a CDS encoding Rqc2 family fibronectin-binding protein — translation MSFDGFFLHHMVEELRSELLNGRIQKINQPFEQELVLQIRSNRKSHRLLLSAHPVFGRIQLTESTFENPAQPSTFIMVLRKYLQGAVIESIEQIENDRIVEITVSNKNEIGDHIQATLIIEIMGKHSNILLVDKSSHKILEVIKHIGFSQNSYRTLLPGATYIAPPSTEALNPFTIKDEKLFEILQTQELTAKNLQNLFQGLGRDTATELEKQLLNDKLATFRNFFGQETKPCLTDKSFSCVPFSTKIEGHFSSLSQLLDVYYKDKAERDRVKQQASELIRRVENELQKNRQKLKKQEKELLATENAEEFRQKGELLTTFLHQVPNDQDQVILENYYTNQPITIALDKALTPNQNAQRYFKRYQKLKEAVKYLTDLIEETKATILYLESVETVLNQAGLDEIAEIREELIQTGFIRRRQREKIQKRQKPEQYLASDGKTIIYVGRNNLQNEELTFKMARKEELWFHAKDIPGSHVVISGNLNPTDEVKTDAAELAAYFSKGRLSNLVQVDMIEVKKLNKPTGGKPGFVTYTGQKTLRVTPDPEKIQSMKIK, via the coding sequence ATGTCATTTGATGGATTTTTTTTACACCACATGGTTGAGGAATTGCGATCTGAACTACTAAATGGTCGCATCCAAAAGATTAATCAACCCTTTGAACAAGAACTGGTCTTGCAAATCCGTAGCAATCGTAAAAGTCATCGTTTGCTCCTTTCTGCGCATCCAGTTTTTGGGCGCATCCAGTTAACAGAGTCAACCTTTGAGAATCCTGCTCAGCCATCTACTTTTATTATGGTATTAAGAAAGTACCTTCAAGGAGCAGTTATTGAGTCAATCGAGCAGATCGAAAATGATCGTATCGTGGAAATCACGGTTTCCAATAAAAACGAGATTGGGGACCATATCCAGGCCACACTCATCATCGAGATTATGGGCAAACACAGTAATATTCTACTTGTAGATAAGTCTAGTCACAAAATCCTTGAAGTTATCAAGCATATCGGTTTCTCTCAAAATAGCTACCGTACCTTATTACCTGGCGCTACTTATATTGCTCCTCCAAGTACAGAGGCTCTCAATCCTTTTACCATCAAGGATGAAAAATTGTTTGAAATCCTACAAACTCAAGAATTGACAGCTAAAAACCTTCAAAACCTCTTTCAAGGTTTGGGAAGAGATACAGCAACCGAGTTAGAAAAACAACTGCTTAATGATAAACTAGCCACTTTCCGGAACTTCTTTGGACAAGAAACCAAACCTTGCTTAACAGATAAATCCTTTTCTTGTGTGCCTTTTTCAACTAAAATTGAGGGACATTTTTCAAGCTTATCTCAACTTCTTGATGTCTATTACAAGGATAAAGCCGAACGTGACCGTGTGAAACAACAGGCTAGCGAACTCATTCGACGTGTTGAAAACGAACTACAAAAAAATCGGCAAAAACTAAAGAAACAAGAAAAAGAACTTCTGGCTACCGAAAACGCAGAAGAATTTCGGCAAAAAGGTGAGTTACTAACCACTTTCCTTCATCAAGTTCCCAATGACCAAGATCAGGTCATTTTGGAAAACTACTACACCAACCAGCCTATCACGATTGCACTTGATAAGGCACTAACGCCAAACCAAAATGCTCAACGCTACTTCAAACGCTATCAGAAATTAAAAGAGGCTGTTAAATACTTGACTGACCTGATTGAAGAAACTAAGGCAACCATTCTCTATCTGGAAAGTGTAGAGACAGTTCTCAATCAAGCCGGACTCGATGAAATTGCTGAAATTCGTGAAGAATTGATCCAAACAGGATTTATCCGCAGAAGACAAAGGGAAAAAATCCAGAAACGACAGAAACCTGAGCAGTATCTAGCTAGTGATGGAAAAACAATCATCTATGTGGGGCGCAATAACTTACAAAACGAGGAATTGACCTTTAAAATGGCCCGTAAAGAAGAACTCTGGTTTCACGCTAAGGATATTCCTGGAAGTCACGTTGTTATTTCAGGCAATCTCAATCCTACTGATGAGGTTAAAACAGACGCTGCAGAACTTGCAGCCTACTTCTCTAAGGGACGTCTCTCCAACCTCGTTCAGGTGGATATGATTGAAGTTAAAAAACTCAACAAACCAACTGGTGGAAAACCTGGTTTTGTCACCTATACTGGGCAAAAGACCCTCCGTGTTACACCCGACCCTGAAAAAATTCAGTCCATGAAAATCAAATAA
- a CDS encoding YitT family protein yields the protein MLRHIKSILTIIFGAAIYAFGLTYFVVPHHLFEGGATGITLITYYLFNIPISVMNLIINIPLFILAWKIFGAKTLYSSLLGTISLSIWLAIFEKIPLSFNLEGDLVIVALVAGVLLGLGLGVIFNAGGTTGGTDIVARILNKYTNISVGKLLFALDFLILMLILIIFQDLRLVTYTLLFDFIVSRVIDLIGEGGYAGKGFMIITQKPMEVADKINEELGRGVTFISGQGYYSQKDLKIIYCIVARNEMIKMKELIHTIDPRAFITITEAHEILGEGFTFVKEENS from the coding sequence ATGCTACGGCATATTAAATCTATTTTAACCATTATATTCGGAGCTGCCATTTATGCCTTCGGACTCACGTATTTTGTTGTGCCCCACCACTTATTCGAGGGTGGAGCAACGGGAATCACCTTGATTACCTATTATCTCTTTAACATCCCTATCTCCGTGATGAACCTCATCATCAATATCCCATTATTCATTTTAGCCTGGAAAATATTTGGTGCAAAGACCCTATACAGCAGCCTGCTTGGTACTATTTCCTTATCCATTTGGCTAGCAATCTTTGAAAAGATTCCTCTCAGCTTTAATCTTGAGGGAGATCTAGTTATCGTTGCCTTGGTTGCGGGTGTTCTTTTGGGACTTGGTCTAGGCGTTATCTTCAATGCTGGTGGTACGACTGGTGGAACAGATATCGTGGCTCGAATCCTAAACAAGTACACCAATATCTCCGTTGGAAAATTACTCTTTGCACTAGACTTTCTTATCCTAATGCTTATTTTAATTATCTTCCAAGACCTTCGTCTCGTAACCTATACACTTTTATTTGACTTCATTGTCTCTAGAGTTATTGACTTGATTGGTGAAGGCGGATATGCTGGCAAAGGTTTTATGATTATCACTCAAAAGCCTATGGAAGTGGCAGATAAAATCAATGAAGAGTTAGGTCGAGGTGTCACCTTCATATCAGGGCAAGGTTACTACAGTCAAAAAGATTTAAAAATTATCTACTGTATCGTAGCAAGAAATGAAATGATTAAGATGAAAGAACTGATTCATACGATCGATCCTAGAGCCTTTATTACCATCACTGAAGCTCACGAAATTCTAGGAGAAGGCTTCACCTTTGTAAAAGAAGAAAATTCCTAA
- a CDS encoding FAD:protein FMN transferase: MPLSSLSERLMGTTITISLVHEQADNLLRQAFDLLKELEFRFNANSTESELMEINYQAGIAPVKVHPDLFELISLGLEHSLAPGSHLNISIGPLVQTWRIGFADAKVASPEEISSVLPLIDPRFIKLDSIDSTVFLEKKGMKIDLGCLAKGYSADKVATFLKENGVTSALINLGGNILTIGNNQSKDDRPWQIGIQDPNHPRGNHLMTLSITGKSVVTSGIYERHLKIDGKDYHHIFDSETGYPIETDLASLTIISDRSVDGEIWTTRLFGERSASIMWQIENIDGIEAILIDKDGHIACSSGIQR; this comes from the coding sequence TTGCCTCTCAGTTCATTATCTGAACGGTTAATGGGAACTACGATTACTATTTCCTTGGTACATGAACAAGCGGATAATCTTCTCCGTCAAGCTTTTGATTTGCTCAAGGAACTTGAATTTCGATTTAATGCGAATAGTACCGAATCGGAATTGATGGAAATTAACTATCAGGCGGGAATTGCCCCAGTTAAGGTCCATCCTGATTTGTTTGAACTGATTTCTTTAGGATTAGAACACAGTCTAGCTCCTGGAAGTCATCTCAACATTAGTATTGGTCCCTTGGTACAAACCTGGCGTATCGGTTTTGCCGATGCCAAAGTTGCTAGTCCTGAAGAAATTTCTTCGGTTTTACCATTGATAGATCCCCGTTTTATCAAGCTTGATTCAATTGATTCTACTGTTTTTTTAGAAAAAAAAGGGATGAAAATTGACTTAGGTTGTTTAGCAAAGGGCTATAGCGCAGATAAGGTTGCTACTTTCTTAAAAGAAAATGGTGTCACTTCTGCTCTTATCAATCTTGGAGGAAACATCCTCACAATTGGAAACAACCAATCAAAAGATGATCGACCGTGGCAAATCGGTATTCAAGATCCTAATCACCCACGCGGTAATCACCTGATGACCTTGTCTATTACTGGTAAGTCAGTTGTTACATCTGGAATTTATGAACGGCATCTTAAAATTGATGGAAAGGATTATCATCACATTTTCGATAGTGAAACTGGCTATCCTATTGAAACGGATTTGGCTAGTTTAACGATTATATCTGACCGCTCAGTTGATGGTGAGATATGGACCACACGATTGTTTGGTGAGCGCAGCGCTTCTATCATGTGGCAAATCGAAAATATCGATGGAATCGAAGCCATCCTTATTGATAAAGATGGACATATCGCTTGTTCATCCGGTATCCAAAGATAA
- the era gene encoding GTPase Era, translating into MTFKSGFVAILGRPNVGKSTFLNHVMGQKIAIMSDKAQTTRNKIMGIYTTDKEQIVFIDTPGIHKPKTALGDFMVESAYSTLREVDTVLFMVPADEPRGKGDDMIIERLKAAKVPVILVVNKIDKVHPDQLLAQIDDFRNQMDFKEIVPISALQGNNVSRLVDILSENLEEGFQYFPADQITDHPERFLVSEMIREKVLHLTREEIPHSVAVVVDSMKRDEETDKVHIRATIMVERDSQKGIIIGKGGAMLKKIGTMARKDIELMLGDKVFLETWVKVKKNWRDKKLDLADFGYNEKEY; encoded by the coding sequence ATGACATTTAAATCAGGCTTTGTAGCCATTTTAGGACGTCCCAATGTTGGGAAGTCAACTTTTTTGAATCACGTCATGGGGCAAAAGATTGCTATCATGAGTGACAAGGCGCAGACAACGCGCAATAAAATCATGGGGATTTACACCACTGATAAGGAACAAATCGTCTTTATCGATACTCCTGGAATTCACAAGCCTAAGACAGCACTCGGAGATTTCATGGTGGAATCAGCCTACAGCACTCTTCGTGAAGTAGATACTGTTCTTTTTATGGTTCCTGCTGATGAACCACGTGGGAAGGGCGACGATATGATTATCGAACGACTCAAGGCTGCTAAGGTTCCTGTAATTTTGGTGGTCAATAAGATTGACAAGGTTCACCCAGATCAACTCTTGGCTCAAATTGATGATTTCCGTAATCAGATGGATTTCAAGGAAATTGTTCCTATTTCAGCCCTTCAGGGAAATAATGTTTCTCGTCTAGTCGATATTCTAAGTGAAAATCTTGAGGAAGGTTTCCAATATTTCCCTGCGGATCAAATTACTGACCATCCAGAACGATTCTTGGTTTCTGAGATGATTCGTGAAAAGGTCTTGCACCTAACTCGTGAAGAAATCCCACACTCAGTTGCAGTAGTGGTTGATTCTATGAAACGAGATGAGGAAACCGATAAAGTTCATATCCGAGCAACTATTATGGTTGAGCGTGATAGCCAAAAAGGGATTATCATTGGTAAAGGTGGTGCTATGCTCAAGAAAATTGGTACCATGGCTCGTAAAGATATCGAACTCATGCTAGGGGACAAGGTCTTCCTAGAAACATGGGTCAAAGTCAAGAAAAATTGGCGCGATAAGAAATTAGATCTTGCTGATTTTGGTTACAACGAAAAAGAATATTAA
- a CDS encoding NADPH-dependent FMN reductase, which yields MLKLIAIVGTNSKRSTNRQLLKYMQKHFADKAEIELVEIKDLPVFNKPADKLIPAEALEIVAKIEAADGVIIGTPEYDHSIPAVLMSALAWISYGVFPLLNKPVMITGASYGTLGSSRAQLQLRQILNAPEIKANVLPDEFLLSHSLQAFDKNGDLVDLDVIKKLDAIFDDFRIFVKITEKLRNAQELLRKDAEEFDWENL from the coding sequence ATGCTAAAACTTATTGCTATTGTAGGAACTAACTCTAAACGTTCCACAAACCGCCAACTGCTTAAATATATGCAAAAACACTTTGCTGATAAAGCAGAAATCGAATTGGTAGAAATTAAAGACCTACCAGTCTTCAACAAACCTGCAGATAAACTTATTCCTGCAGAAGCCTTAGAAATTGTTGCAAAAATCGAAGCAGCTGATGGTGTAATTATCGGCACTCCTGAATATGATCACTCAATTCCTGCTGTTCTTATGAGCGCTCTTGCTTGGATTTCTTATGGAGTATTTCCACTTCTTAACAAACCAGTGATGATCACAGGTGCTTCATACGGTACACTCGGTTCTTCACGTGCTCAATTGCAACTCCGTCAAATCCTAAATGCGCCTGAAATTAAAGCAAATGTTCTCCCAGATGAGTTCTTGCTCTCTCATTCTCTTCAAGCATTCGATAAGAATGGTGACTTGGTAGATCTTGATGTTATCAAGAAATTGGATGCCATCTTTGATGACTTCCGTATCTTTGTCAAGATTACAGAAAAATTGCGTAATGCACAAGAACTTCTTCGTAAAGATGCAGAAGAATTTGACTGGGAAAATTTGTAA
- a CDS encoding NAD(P)H-dependent oxidoreductase, which yields MKFVGLVGSNYDQSYNRKLLEFIRRNFKLKFELEVLEIDEVPMFNQDEKWDESFQLRLLYNKITRADGVIIATPEHNHTISASLKSVLEWLSYEVHPFENKPVMIVGASYYDQGTSRAQVHLRKILDAPGVNAYTLPGNEFLLGKAKEAFDADGNIINEGTVKFLETCLDNFVKYVGVVSKLKKPKPIEPEDLDCGKPIATTITEVDPDDPNWVEKVAEITGAVSGDTYVKLDHGILTVNQIDMFLKAMPFELTYADDNNQFLYYNNAHQDPDTMFAKRVPSQSGSRMSTVHGSLPPARMKNVEWVIGTLRNGNQEYVRTIVPGSPAGVINTHNYQAMYYPDGSYAGINEIVFNFQPWLDWYLKETGQRLVGGSGPFASAGGHGDADATSGASDSADGGHGDADATSGASN from the coding sequence ATGAAATTTGTTGGACTTGTTGGATCAAACTACGACCAATCATATAACCGCAAACTCTTGGAATTCATCCGTCGTAATTTCAAACTGAAATTTGAATTAGAAGTTCTTGAAATCGATGAAGTTCCAATGTTTAACCAAGACGAAAAATGGGACGAAAGTTTCCAATTGCGCCTTCTTTACAATAAAATTACTCGTGCTGATGGTGTGATTATTGCTACTCCTGAGCACAACCATACAATTTCTGCTTCACTCAAGTCAGTTCTTGAATGGCTTTCATATGAAGTACATCCATTTGAAAACAAACCAGTGATGATCGTGGGTGCTTCTTACTACGACCAAGGAACTTCTCGTGCGCAAGTTCACCTTCGTAAGATTCTTGATGCTCCAGGTGTAAATGCCTATACTCTTCCAGGTAATGAATTCCTTCTTGGAAAAGCTAAAGAAGCTTTTGATGCTGATGGAAACATCATCAACGAAGGAACTGTTAAATTCCTTGAAACTTGCTTAGATAACTTTGTCAAATACGTAGGAGTCGTTTCTAAATTGAAAAAACCAAAACCAATTGAACCAGAAGACTTGGATTGTGGAAAACCAATCGCTACAACTATTACAGAAGTTGATCCTGACGATCCAAACTGGGTAGAAAAAGTCGCTGAAATTACAGGTGCTGTTTCAGGTGATACATATGTTAAACTTGACCATGGTATCTTGACTGTTAACCAAATTGATATGTTCTTGAAAGCTATGCCTTTTGAATTGACATATGCTGACGATAACAACCAATTCCTCTACTACAACAACGCTCACCAAGATCCTGATACAATGTTTGCAAAACGTGTACCATCTCAATCTGGTAGCCGTATGTCAACCGTTCACGGTTCACTTCCACCAGCACGTATGAAAAATGTTGAGTGGGTTATTGGAACTCTTAGAAACGGTAACCAAGAATACGTACGTACCATTGTTCCAGGTTCACCTGCTGGTGTTATCAATACTCACAACTACCAAGCAATGTACTATCCTGATGGTTCATATGCTGGTATCAATGAAATTGTCTTTAACTTCCAACCATGGCTTGACTGGTACTTGAAAGAAACAGGTCAACGCTTGGTAGGAGGAAGCGGTCCGTTTGCTTCTGCTGGAGGTCACGGAGATGCCGATGCTACTTCTGGTGCTTCTGACTCAGCTGACGGAGGCCATGGAGATGCAGACGCTACTTCTGGTGCAAGTAACTAA
- the nox gene encoding H2O-forming NADH oxidase: MSKIVVVGANHAGTACINTMLDNFGSENEIVVFDQNSNISFLGCGMALWIGEQIDGPEGLFYSDKEKLEAKGAKVYMNSPVLSIDYDNKVVTAEVDGKEHKESYEKLIFATGSTPILPPIEGVEIVKGNREFKTTLENVQFVKLYQNAEEVINKLADKSKHLERIAVVGGGYIGVELAEAFERLGKEVVLVDIVDTVLNGYYDKDFTQLMAKNLEDHNIRLALGQTVKAIEGDGKVERLITDKETFDVDMVVLAVGFRPNTALADGKIELFRNGAFLVDKKQETSLPGVFAVGDCATVYDNARKDTSYIALASNAVRTGIVGAYNACGHELEGIGVQGSNGISIYGLHMVSTGLTLEKAKAAGYNAVETGFNDLQKPEFMKHDNYEVAIKIVFDKDSREILGAQMVSRDSAISMGIHMFSLAIQEHVTIEKLALTDLFFLPHFNKPYNYITMAALTAEK, from the coding sequence ATGAGTAAAATTGTAGTCGTGGGTGCTAACCACGCTGGAACTGCTTGTATCAACACTATGTTGGACAATTTTGGAAGTGAAAATGAAATCGTTGTCTTTGACCAAAACTCAAACATTTCGTTCCTAGGATGTGGAATGGCTCTTTGGATTGGTGAGCAAATCGATGGTCCAGAAGGTCTCTTCTACTCAGATAAAGAAAAATTGGAAGCAAAAGGTGCTAAAGTTTATATGAACTCACCAGTTCTTTCAATTGACTATGATAATAAAGTTGTTACTGCTGAAGTTGATGGAAAAGAACACAAAGAATCATACGAAAAATTGATCTTTGCGACTGGTTCAACTCCAATTTTACCACCAATCGAAGGTGTTGAAATTGTTAAAGGTAACCGCGAATTCAAAACAACTCTTGAAAATGTACAATTCGTTAAATTGTACCAAAACGCAGAAGAAGTTATCAATAAACTTGCTGACAAGAGCAAACACCTTGAGCGTATCGCTGTTGTCGGTGGTGGATACATCGGTGTTGAGCTTGCTGAAGCATTCGAACGTCTTGGAAAAGAAGTTGTCCTTGTTGACATCGTAGACACAGTCTTAAACGGATACTACGACAAAGACTTCACTCAATTGATGGCTAAAAACTTGGAAGACCACAACATCCGCCTGGCACTTGGACAAACTGTTAAAGCTATCGAAGGTGACGGTAAAGTTGAACGCTTGATCACTGACAAAGAAACATTCGATGTTGACATGGTTGTTCTTGCAGTTGGTTTCCGTCCTAACACAGCTCTTGCTGATGGCAAGATTGAACTTTTCCGCAACGGTGCCTTCCTTGTAGACAAGAAACAAGAAACATCACTTCCAGGAGTATTCGCTGTGGGTGACTGTGCGACTGTTTATGACAACGCTCGTAAAGACACTAGCTACATCGCTCTTGCATCAAATGCTGTACGTACTGGTATCGTAGGTGCTTACAATGCTTGTGGACATGAACTTGAAGGAATCGGTGTTCAAGGATCAAATGGTATCTCAATCTACGGTCTTCACATGGTTTCAACTGGTTTGACTCTTGAAAAAGCTAAAGCTGCAGGCTACAATGCTGTTGAAACAGGCTTCAACGATCTTCAAAAACCAGAATTTATGAAACATGACAACTATGAAGTAGCAATCAAGATTGTCTTTGATAAAGACAGCCGTGAAATCCTTGGTGCTCAAATGGTATCTCGTGATTCAGCAATCAGCATGGGAATTCACATGTTCTCATTGGCTATCCAAGAACATGTTACAATTGAAAAATTGGCATTGACAGACCTATTCTTCTTGCCACACTTCAACAAACCATACAACTACATCACAATGGCTGCACTTACAGCTGAAAAATAA
- the ybeY gene encoding rRNA maturation RNase YbeY: MYIEMVDETGQVSKEILEQTQEILEFAAKKIGKEDKEMAVTFVTNERSHELNLEFRDTDRPTDVISLEYKPELEIAFDEEDLENDPDLADMMSEFDAYIGELFISIDKAHEQAEEYGHSFEREMGFLAVHGFLHINGYDHYTPEEEAEMFGLQEEILTAYGLTRQ; this comes from the coding sequence ATGTATATTGAAATGGTAGATGAAACTGGACAAGTTTCAAAAGAAATACTAGAACAAACACAGGAAATTTTAGAATTTGCTGCAAAAAAAATTGGAAAAGAAGACAAGGAAATGGCGGTCACATTTGTGACCAACGAACGAAGCCATGAACTCAATCTAGAGTTTCGTGATACCGATCGTCCAACAGATGTCATCAGTCTTGAATATAAGCCGGAGTTAGAGATTGCCTTTGATGAGGAAGATCTGGAAAATGATCCCGACTTGGCAGATATGATGTCAGAATTTGATGCTTATATCGGTGAGCTTTTCATTTCCATTGATAAGGCTCATGAGCAAGCTGAGGAGTACGGTCATAGTTTTGAGCGTGAAATGGGCTTCTTGGCAGTGCACGGCTTTTTACACATTAACGGCTATGATCACTACACTCCCGAGGAAGAAGCGGAGATGTTCGGTTTACAAGAAGAAATTTTGACAGCCTATGGACTCACAAGACAATAA